Below is a window of Ammoniphilus sp. CFH 90114 DNA.
AATCCTGTTAGGGGGCTTTAGAGCTATGTCCTAAAACGCCAAAGAAAAGAGGCTTTTGAAGGAAATAAGGGATTCGTTGTCCGATCACTCTAAAGAGTCGGCTCGAACCTCTTTAATTGTGCTTATCGGATCATATTACTAATCCGCCATTTGTGTAAGATCCCTATTCATAATAAAATAAAAGTTACCTAGTGTGGCAATATAATCTCGTGAGGAAGCAAACCATGAAATTAATAACGGATGAAGAATTAAGAAAACTAATCCTTTCAAAGACAAGTAAGTCTAAAGGGGAAGGATTTGATGCAGATGGAATAGACCCTAGTATGTCAGAGCTAGAGATCTTAGAGAAGCTTAGTAACAAAAGAGTATTACCAAAAACAACTAAGCTTTACCTATCTTGGGGTAATGTGCGTTGGTTTATTAAGTATAGTAGTGGAATCAGAGGAAAAGAATTCGATAGTAAAAGGGGATCCTAAGGATACGAAAGAGGATACCAAAGATATAAGATTCAATATAGTGTTAAGTAGTTTATTTAGGCAAATATCCAATCATACATTAGCTCTTACTAGGCTAATTGAAGATGGATTAGATTATCAAGCAAGGATACTATTTAAAGATACTTGTGAGTTATCTTGGCTAATTCTTATCCTTGTTTCAGACTGAAGTATGATGGAGTTGTATGCTCAAAAGTTAGAATTAGATCAACAAAAATTGATTTGGGAAGAACACTTTTCTGCTAAAAAGCTTATGGAGAAATTATCTCTCCTGGAAAATGGATTAGGGCTAGAAGATATAATGGTAGGTGAACTAAAGAAACTTCGATTAGGGACCTACGAGTTTTATTCGGATATCGCGTATCGTTCCTATGCGGTATGCACATTAGGCTCTTATAGTAAAAATTTCAACCATAAGTACCATCCAAATATATTTGGTAAAGCTTCTCTGACGTCGAAACAGACACTTGATGAAGTAAATCAGCATTTATTCTATTTTATAATGTATGTACTGTCTATCATTATGAAACTTCCTGCATGGAATGTACTAACGATACTAAGACAGAGCTTTCTCGAATCGTATACTCAGTATCTTGCGGAAGAGTTGGAACATGATGAGAGTGAGAAGGAGTTAAGATGATCTATCAATTGAAGATAACTGCAAAAGGAAGTAAGCCGCCGATCTGGAGGCGAATTCGGGTTGAGCCTGGGATAACGTTTCATCAATTACATCGAATCATTCAGATCAGTATGAATAGGTCAGATACCTATAGGCATGAATTTCTATGTCCTGTTCCGGAAGAGAAACAAGAGGAAGCGGAAGAACTCTTCGAAAGAGGTGAAGAGGAGGGCGATTTTGAATGGGGTCTTTTGAATGTGGCTTTTTTTGACCAGGGAAAGGCTCGAATCGGAGATCCGGATAAAGGAGATCATGGGTTCGCGTCGGATATCGTTTGGGATGAATATGAACAGGTCCTAGGTGAATGGTTCATTCATGAGAAGGACAAGGGTTTGTATCTTTACGAGTCCCCAGGTACTCAACAGTATGAAATCCTTTTGGAAGAAATGGTTCCCGTAGATGAGACGGTGATATATCCCATCTGTGTTAAGGCGCGAAAAGAAGCTCCTCCGGAAATCAAGGGGGCAATTGAAGAAGAGAGAGCGGACCAGGAGATTGCTCAAGACATCAACCATGATTTACGTAGAATGTCGGAGGAATTACAGCCTGAGTCGGATCGCTTTCAGCTTGAAACCGACGGTGCCACACTTGAGGAATGGGAACGGCTATACCATTTGGCGCTTGAGTGGAAGCAGTTGAAGAGCTGGAAATGGATGAGTGAACAATTGTTTGGTGTGATAGATACGGAAAACGGCCATACGGGTTACTGCTGTGTGATGGGAGGCGAAGGCGAAATGTACGGCCTCGTCGCGTATATGGGCGAAGAGGGACTGACAAGCTTGCTGAAAACCTTAAGTGGCGACTTAGAGGAAGACGATTATTACAACGTTCGATCCTTGATCCTCACGTTGGAGGATTGGGAGGAACTTGATAAAGAAGATCTACAATTGATCGAGGAATTGAATCTCCCTCTACGAGGACGACGCCATTGGCCGATGTTTCGAAGTCAATCACCCGGATTGTATCCATGGCGGTTAAGCAGGGAAGAGGTATTGTTTTTTACCCGGGTACTGGAACAAGCACTCGTGATGGGTCAAAGAGTCAAGGCACATCCGGACTTGTTGCTTCCGGAGCGGGAAGGTGAAATCTTCGCACGGCAAGGGAAGGATTCGAAGTGGGAAGATGCGACCTTGTCTCTTGTTCCCCAGCATCAGGAAACATCACCACTCCTTTTGTCCGTAAATGAACTAGAGCTCAAACGGATGAAAAAGGATTTTCCATTGGTAAAAGATCATGTTTTAGAGTTTGATTTTATGTACTCACCAGATCCGATTCGAGAGAAAAGAGGAGATCGCCCTTTCTATCCTTATCTTGCCTTGTGGGTCGATCACACGGATGAATTCGTTCTGGATTTTGCGATCCTGCCGCGTGAGGGGCATGAGGCGGCTTTTCTAGATAAAACTTTGGAGTTGATCAGGAAAATGGAGATGGTTCCCCAAGAGATCTGGGTTAGAAAGCAAGAAGCCTACGCCCTCTTGTCCCCATTGGCGAGTAAGCTAGGAGTTCACCTTAAGGTTGTAGATGTGCTCCCGGCGCTCGAGGAAGCGGCCGATGAGATGAAGAATCAGTTTGTATTTTAAGGGGGAGGCAGAATAATTGCTTCTTAATAAAAGTTGCTTAAAATACCAATTTGATGCTAGGTAGATTATTCACTTCGCGGATATCCCTATATGTAAGGTCTGAACCCATTCTGAAGGCAAAGCACAATAAAGCTGGGATTTTGCTAGGGATGGAGTTGACAGGTGATCATTTTTTGGCGGACATATGCTCCGTTATTTTGGGGGAATGGCTTGTTTCTCCGAGGAAAGCGGACATTGATTCCGCTATTCGTCGTTTTAAGTGGAGTTTGCGTTCATTTTTGCTTGAATTAGGGATGCTATGTCCGGAAGCTCCTAGAAACAGAGGTTTTTGAAGGAAATAAGGGATCCGTTGTCCGATCAACTTGAAGAATACCTTTATTTAAATAGCCCCTTGGAAATATCCAGATCATTGAGTGGATCACATAATAAGACGGGATTCTATAACCTCTTTCACCTCTCTGGGCTCCCCTGCATATCATGCAGGTACGAAGAGAAAAGAGGTGACAGACGTGACACGGCGTGTTACCACTCAAGAAGCGCCACATCGTATCAACGTAATTCTCAATCATGAGCAGAAAAAGGCACCATCCCTGTCGGATTCGTTATCCAAATATCATTTGCAAGAGCAAGGCGTCGCTCCACATGAACGGTTTATGCAGATTACGAAGGAGTTAGATCGTCTGGTAGGGATGAAGGAAGTCAAGGATTTGATCCATGAGATCTATGCCTTATTGTTTATTAATCAGTGCAGGAAGCGACAAGGGCTCAAAGCAGACAGCCAAGTCCTGCATATGATCTTCAAAGGAAATCCAGGAACAGGAAAGACAACGGTTGCAAGAATTATTGGCCGATTGTTTAAAGAGATGGGAGTTCTCTCCAAGGGGCATCTTGTCGAGGTGGAGCGGGCGGATCTCGTGGGAGAGTATATCGGACATACCGCACAGAAAACGCGGGAGCATATCAAAAAAGCGATGGGCGGAATTTTGTTTATAGATGAAGCGTATTCTCTGGCTCGAGGGGGAGATAAAGACTTTGGCCGGGAAGCGATTGATTGCTTGGTTAAGAGTCTAGAGGATTATCGAAATGATTTTATCTTGATTTTAGCTGGATATTCTGCAGAGATGGATGAATTTTTGTCCTCGAATCCGGGTTTGCCATCGCGGTTTCCGATTCAGGTGAATTTCCCAGATTATTGCTTAGATGAGCTGATGCAGATTGCCGAAATGATGTTGGAGGAAAGAGAATATCAGTTTTCCTCTTACGCTCGGCAGAAAATGCGACGTCACTTGCAGAAACAGTTAATTCACTCTAGTTTTAGTAATGCAAGGCATGTACGTAACATCATTGAGCGGTCGATTCGCTATCAAGCGGTGAGGCTGTTGCATAAAGCCAATCCAAGTAAAGAAGATCTCATTACTCTAGGAGCGGATGATTTGCATTGCGAATCTTCTTCCATCCGATGGTGAGTTCATAATACAACGTAGAAAGGGGTGCCCAAAGGTAGAATGGGTGCTCCTTTTTTTGACTATTTTCCCTATGGAATATCGAAATTTATCGAACTTTAGGGTTGATTCTATAAGGAGGTGTGGTATGGTTAAAGAAGAAAAAAGTGAGATGAAAGGAAATTAACACCAATGCAACACCCAACAAGAAGACCTCAGGTATCCGCTTCTACTAACGTTCGAAGAAGAAGGAAAGGGAAAAAGAGAAGAGTAGGAAGAATCATTTTTAGCTTCTTTTTTCTCTTGTGTTTAGTTGGCGCTAGTGCCATGGGGTATGCCGCATGGAGAGTAGATCAAGCCATGGATCAGCTCGTGCATCAGTCACAACCAGAAGCGAAGACAGAGATTTCTCCCACAACCGTCAAGGAAAATGAAATCAGTAGCCCCATTGCCGAACCTGATGAAAAGAAGACCCTTTCTGTTCTGATCATGGGTCGGGATTATCGCCCTGAAACCGGGACGAACTTAACCGACGTCATGATTGTGGCTGCTATCGATCTCGAGAACAGTAAGGTATCGATGGTCTCCATCCCTCGTGATATGAAGGTGCGCTTGCCGGAGCTTAATAAGCGTGTGAAGGCGAACGAAGTTTTTAATTATGGGGAGCATATCAAGAAACAAGCAGAAAAGAAGAATAAAACCTCTGACACCGATGGATCCACCTTATCGAAAGAGATGGCGGGCTCCCTTTTTGATATTCCAGTTGATCATTATATTCTCGTTGATTTTCAGAGTTTTATGGCTTTAGTGGACGAAGTGGGAGGCATTCATGTCGAGGTAGAAAGAGATATGATTTATAACGATCCGACGGATAATACCCACATTAATCTGAGAGCCGGTCAGCAGCAGCTGAATGGGAAGAAAGCATTAGATTGGGTAAGGCATCGCCAAGATGATCGTGGAGAAGCGTATTTCTCTAGTGATTTTGATCGGAATCAGAGACAGAAGGAAGCGATAAAGGCGATAGCCCAAGAATTAACCACGTGGAAGGGACTCACCCGTATCTTCGATGTGATGGACACGATGGCGAAGCATGTGGAGACGGATCTCTCGAAAGAACAAATGAAGGAACTGTTTTGGGCCT
It encodes the following:
- a CDS encoding plasmid pRiA4b ORF-3 family protein — encoded protein: MIYQLKITAKGSKPPIWRRIRVEPGITFHQLHRIIQISMNRSDTYRHEFLCPVPEEKQEEAEELFERGEEEGDFEWGLLNVAFFDQGKARIGDPDKGDHGFASDIVWDEYEQVLGEWFIHEKDKGLYLYESPGTQQYEILLEEMVPVDETVIYPICVKARKEAPPEIKGAIEEERADQEIAQDINHDLRRMSEELQPESDRFQLETDGATLEEWERLYHLALEWKQLKSWKWMSEQLFGVIDTENGHTGYCCVMGGEGEMYGLVAYMGEEGLTSLLKTLSGDLEEDDYYNVRSLILTLEDWEELDKEDLQLIEELNLPLRGRRHWPMFRSQSPGLYPWRLSREEVLFFTRVLEQALVMGQRVKAHPDLLLPEREGEIFARQGKDSKWEDATLSLVPQHQETSPLLLSVNELELKRMKKDFPLVKDHVLEFDFMYSPDPIREKRGDRPFYPYLALWVDHTDEFVLDFAILPREGHEAAFLDKTLELIRKMEMVPQEIWVRKQEAYALLSPLASKLGVHLKVVDVLPALEEAADEMKNQFVF
- the spoVK gene encoding stage V sporulation protein K, which translates into the protein MTRRVTTQEAPHRINVILNHEQKKAPSLSDSLSKYHLQEQGVAPHERFMQITKELDRLVGMKEVKDLIHEIYALLFINQCRKRQGLKADSQVLHMIFKGNPGTGKTTVARIIGRLFKEMGVLSKGHLVEVERADLVGEYIGHTAQKTREHIKKAMGGILFIDEAYSLARGGDKDFGREAIDCLVKSLEDYRNDFILILAGYSAEMDEFLSSNPGLPSRFPIQVNFPDYCLDELMQIAEMMLEEREYQFSSYARQKMRRHLQKQLIHSSFSNARHVRNIIERSIRYQAVRLLHKANPSKEDLITLGADDLHCESSSIRW
- a CDS encoding LCP family protein — its product is MQHPTRRPQVSASTNVRRRRKGKKRRVGRIIFSFFFLLCLVGASAMGYAAWRVDQAMDQLVHQSQPEAKTEISPTTVKENEISSPIAEPDEKKTLSVLIMGRDYRPETGTNLTDVMIVAAIDLENSKVSMVSIPRDMKVRLPELNKRVKANEVFNYGEHIKKQAEKKNKTSDTDGSTLSKEMAGSLFDIPVDHYILVDFQSFMALVDEVGGIHVEVERDMIYNDPTDNTHINLRAGQQQLNGKKALDWVRHRQDDRGEAYFSSDFDRNQRQKEAIKAIAQELTTWKGLTRIFDVMDTMAKHVETDLSKEQMKELFWAFKSLDTENVKSIETPNVYWDSVQLQTVIPKEDLSAAHHELEYLLNKGKSS